The Porphyrobacter sp. HT-58-2 genome has a window encoding:
- a CDS encoding GFA family protein, whose product MTITGGCLCGKVRYTCESDPLLCVTCHCKNCQRQAGSSLSVIIGVPEGAVAFEGELTTYNDTGDSGATVRRQFCGTCGSPVFTRVESPPGMMFIKAGTLDDTSILKPAFHCYAKSKQDWVDLGKIPAFETVPEGL is encoded by the coding sequence ATGACGATCACCGGAGGCTGCCTGTGCGGCAAGGTGCGCTACACATGCGAAAGCGATCCGCTGCTGTGCGTCACCTGCCATTGCAAGAATTGTCAGCGCCAGGCAGGCAGCAGCCTGTCGGTGATCATCGGGGTGCCGGAAGGTGCAGTTGCCTTCGAAGGCGAGCTCACGACCTATAACGACACCGGCGATAGCGGCGCGACTGTCAGGCGGCAGTTCTGCGGCACCTGCGGATCGCCGGTCTTTACCCGGGTCGAAAGCCCGCCGGGGATGATGTTCATCAAGGCCGGGACGCTGGACGACACCAGCATTCTGAAACCCGCTTTCCACTGCTATGCCAAGAGCAAGCAGGACTGGGTCGATCTCGGCAAAATCCCGGCCTTTGAAACTGTCCCCGAGGGCCTTTAG
- a CDS encoding S41 family peptidase has product MLNEWYLFPDLLAAANPGAFNDLQSYLDARVAPARNLGRDRFFTFANSIAEENALINSGASAGFGIRLFYDTPNGRLFVTEAYESANGFAAGLDRGSEIIAIGTSSNTLQTVSSLFASGGGQAVANALGPSTAGTSRVLRFVQPNGTTIERNITKTEFSLDPVSDRYGALILNDGGRRVGYINLRTFIIADAANQLRAAYGQFAAQGVTELIIDFRYNGGGLVSVGDTMGDLMGAGRVGQVWSRTVLRPSKASENQTRNLQSEPNAIAPTKVAVITTGASASASELVTNSLLPYLGNNIALVGANSFGKPVGQAGFDLTACDLRVRAVAFQTVNANNQGEYYTGLASVVPNTCRAGDDLTRPLGDPAEASIAAALDFLAGRVCTPISGAGTDNVAGGLNEAQRERIGLDLPEREALMPRRPNAAQRELPGLF; this is encoded by the coding sequence GTGCTCAACGAATGGTACCTCTTTCCCGATCTGCTGGCTGCGGCCAATCCGGGTGCCTTCAACGATCTGCAAAGTTACCTCGATGCGCGTGTAGCCCCGGCCCGCAATCTCGGGCGTGACCGCTTCTTCACCTTCGCGAACTCGATCGCGGAAGAAAACGCCTTGATCAATTCTGGCGCATCGGCCGGCTTCGGCATCCGCCTGTTCTACGACACGCCCAATGGGCGGTTGTTCGTGACTGAGGCTTACGAAAGCGCCAATGGCTTTGCCGCCGGGCTTGACCGCGGGAGCGAGATCATCGCGATCGGCACCAGCAGCAACACCCTTCAGACAGTCTCAAGCCTGTTTGCCAGCGGCGGTGGGCAGGCAGTCGCGAATGCCCTTGGCCCCTCGACTGCCGGCACATCTCGCGTCCTGCGCTTCGTTCAGCCGAACGGCACAACCATTGAACGCAATATCACTAAGACCGAGTTTTCGCTCGACCCGGTGTCGGATCGTTACGGCGCGCTTATTCTCAACGATGGCGGGCGGCGGGTTGGCTATATCAACCTTCGCACCTTTATCATCGCGGATGCTGCCAACCAGTTGAGGGCCGCCTATGGCCAGTTCGCTGCACAAGGCGTGACCGAGCTGATCATCGATTTCCGCTATAACGGCGGCGGACTGGTGAGCGTTGGCGACACAATGGGCGACCTGATGGGCGCTGGCCGGGTCGGTCAAGTGTGGAGCCGGACGGTGCTGCGCCCATCCAAGGCGAGTGAGAACCAGACCCGAAACCTCCAGTCCGAACCCAATGCGATTGCGCCGACCAAGGTGGCCGTGATTACAACCGGAGCAAGCGCCTCGGCGAGCGAACTCGTCACCAATTCGCTGCTGCCCTATCTGGGCAACAACATCGCCCTGGTAGGCGCCAATTCCTTCGGCAAGCCAGTAGGCCAGGCGGGCTTTGACCTGACAGCCTGCGATCTGCGGGTGCGGGCGGTAGCCTTCCAGACAGTCAATGCCAACAATCAGGGCGAGTACTACACCGGCCTTGCCAGCGTTGTGCCGAACACCTGCCGCGCAGGCGATGACCTGACCCGGCCGCTTGGCGATCCTGCCGAAGCCTCGATTGCTGCGGCGCTCGATTTCCTTGCCGGACGGGTGTGCACGCCGATCTCGGGTGCCGGGACAGATAATGTCGCAGGCGGGCTGAACGAGGCCCAGCGGGAACGCATCGGCCTTGATCTGCCAGAGCGCGAAGCGCTGATGCCGCGTCGGCCGAACGCGGCCCAGCGCGAGTTACCGGGGCTGTTCTAA
- a CDS encoding YbhB/YbcL family Raf kinase inhibitor-like protein, with amino-acid sequence MTDFPDWLAPQVPAPARHPGLAIAKLGSAQTLARGGFALTSPAFRAGDELDASFTATEEDAVAPPVEWTAPPPGSQELVLIVEDASSKGGEPACHWLVWGLAGQRGKLLEGETPPRTGKNAVGNSEWLLPDPPEGETRHYLFQLFATDLPLVLMPGAGRAELLASLQGTVTACATLHATFTGGGEDDDADFDDDDF; translated from the coding sequence ATGACCGATTTTCCCGACTGGCTTGCACCCCAAGTGCCTGCGCCCGCGCGCCATCCTGGCCTCGCGATTGCGAAGCTGGGCTCAGCTCAGACGCTCGCGCGCGGCGGCTTTGCGCTGACCAGTCCGGCCTTCCGGGCAGGGGACGAGCTTGATGCCAGCTTCACCGCAACCGAGGAAGATGCCGTCGCGCCGCCGGTTGAATGGACCGCGCCGCCGCCGGGTTCGCAGGAACTGGTGCTGATTGTCGAGGACGCTTCGTCCAAAGGGGGCGAGCCCGCTTGTCATTGGCTCGTCTGGGGTCTGGCTGGCCAGCGCGGAAAGCTGCTCGAGGGGGAAACCCCGCCACGCACTGGGAAGAACGCGGTTGGCAATTCCGAATGGCTGTTGCCTGATCCGCCCGAAGGCGAGACGCGCCACTATCTCTTTCAACTTTTCGCCACCGACCTGCCGCTGGTGCTGATGCCCGGCGCGGGGAGGGCGGAACTGCTCGCATCATTGCAAGGGACGGTAACCGCCTGCGCAACGCTTCACGCCACCTTCACCGGAGGCGGAGAGGATGATGATGCGGATTTTGACGACGACGATTTCTGA
- a CDS encoding SWIB/MDM2 domain-containing protein: MMAGTTNALQKPVTLSGELEALIGKGPMTRAQVTSKVWEYIKANGLQDTKDKRQINPDAKLGAVIGKDQISMFKMTAAVSKHLS; encoded by the coding sequence ATGATGGCTGGCACGACCAACGCACTGCAGAAGCCGGTGACGCTTTCGGGTGAACTCGAAGCGCTGATCGGCAAGGGCCCGATGACCCGCGCTCAGGTTACCTCGAAGGTGTGGGAATATATCAAGGCCAACGGTCTTCAGGACACCAAGGACAAGCGTCAGATCAATCCCGATGCCAAGCTCGGCGCGGTGATCGGCAAGGACCAAATCTCGATGTTCAAGATGACCGCTGCGGTCTCGAAGCACCTGAGCTGA
- a CDS encoding DoxX family protein — MRWLLAAFYLLAGVIHLLEPAPFLAIMPGWVPAPEAVVLGTGVAEIFGAIGLVQPFSPPLRRAAGWGLALYALCVWPANINHFMLDLARADGGLGLAYHVPRMFAQPAIIWLAWWVSRDNKTAREP; from the coding sequence ATGCGTTGGCTGCTCGCCGCGTTCTATCTGCTGGCAGGGGTGATCCACCTGCTGGAGCCCGCCCCGTTCCTGGCGATCATGCCGGGTTGGGTGCCTGCGCCTGAAGCGGTGGTGTTGGGGACCGGCGTGGCGGAAATCTTCGGGGCGATCGGCCTTGTCCAGCCTTTCTCGCCGCCTTTGCGCCGCGCGGCTGGCTGGGGGCTGGCGCTTTATGCGCTGTGCGTCTGGCCTGCCAACATCAACCACTTCATGCTCGACTTGGCGCGGGCCGACGGCGGCCTTGGACTTGCCTATCACGTCCCGCGCATGTTCGCCCAGCCCGCCATCATCTGGCTGGCGTGGTGGGTGAGTCGTGACAACAAAACGGCGCGCGAACCCTGA
- a CDS encoding cupin domain-containing protein → MDSAARLIEQLGLAAHPEGGWYRETWRGPPGPDGRASGTAIIFLLRAGEASHWHKVDATELWLWQAGDPLELRLAENDYASARSIILGADISAGQQLQGLVAPDAWQAARAFGKPRHGYSIVSCVVVPGFDFSGFTLAPPGWEPGA, encoded by the coding sequence ATGGATAGCGCGGCCAGGCTGATCGAACAATTGGGCCTGGCTGCCCATCCCGAGGGCGGCTGGTATCGCGAGACATGGCGCGGCCCGCCCGGCCCGGATGGGCGAGCGAGCGGCACCGCGATCATCTTCCTGCTGCGCGCTGGTGAGGCCTCACACTGGCACAAGGTCGATGCGACCGAGCTGTGGCTGTGGCAGGCAGGCGATCCGCTTGAACTGCGCCTTGCCGAAAACGACTATGCCTCGGCGCGCTCGATTATCCTTGGTGCCGATATCAGCGCCGGGCAGCAATTGCAGGGTCTCGTCGCACCGGACGCGTGGCAGGCCGCGCGCGCCTTTGGGAAGCCGCGCCATGGTTACAGCATCGTCTCGTGTGTGGTCGTGCCGGGGTTCGATTTTTCCGGCTTCACGCTGGCTCCGCCGGGATGGGAACCGGGTGCGTGA
- a CDS encoding dipeptidase, translating to MQLSATSRLALVAAMLMASPLAAQDAPVDAATATANAALEAAPVFDGHNDIPNQLRDRRANQINSFDFEDTTDTGEDHSQGRALHTDLARLKEGKVGAQFWSVYVPSNPDEAEAVQEVIEQIDVTKRLIARYPQALRFATTADEVERAMANGRVASLLGMEGGHSIGSSLAVLRQLHALGARYMTLTHNSNTPWADAATDTPVHDGLSEFGKDVVREMNRLGMLVDLSHVSEATMIDALDVAKAPVIFSHSGARAINGHARNVPDSVLRRLPYNGGIVMVVALPRFINEELRQWGAQRDAEAARLKALWLGQPAKVAEGLAVWDKANPEPKSTIAHMADHIDHIREVAGVESIGIGGDFDGMPSGPIGFEDVRGYPLLFAELARRGYSQAELEMIASRNILRVMRAAEAYAASVADQPPIETLINPPAGAE from the coding sequence ATGCAACTCTCCGCCACCTCCCGCCTTGCTCTTGTTGCAGCAATGCTGATGGCCAGCCCGCTCGCCGCGCAGGATGCGCCGGTCGATGCTGCCACCGCGACCGCCAATGCTGCGCTGGAAGCAGCCCCGGTGTTCGACGGCCATAATGACATCCCCAACCAACTGCGTGATCGCCGGGCGAACCAGATCAACAGCTTCGATTTCGAGGACACCACCGACACTGGCGAAGACCATTCCCAGGGCCGCGCGCTGCATACCGATCTGGCGCGCCTGAAAGAGGGCAAGGTCGGGGCGCAGTTCTGGTCTGTCTACGTCCCCTCCAACCCGGATGAGGCGGAGGCGGTACAGGAGGTGATCGAGCAGATCGACGTCACCAAGCGCCTGATCGCGCGCTATCCGCAAGCCTTGCGCTTTGCCACCACTGCCGACGAGGTGGAGCGGGCCATGGCCAACGGCAGGGTCGCGTCATTATTGGGGATGGAGGGCGGCCATTCGATCGGATCGAGCCTTGCCGTGCTGCGCCAGCTCCACGCGCTGGGCGCGCGCTACATGACGCTGACCCACAACAGCAACACGCCCTGGGCGGATGCCGCGACCGATACGCCGGTGCATGACGGGCTGAGCGAATTCGGCAAGGATGTGGTGCGCGAGATGAATCGGCTGGGGATGCTGGTGGATCTCAGCCATGTCAGCGAGGCGACGATGATCGATGCGCTCGACGTGGCCAAGGCACCAGTGATCTTCAGCCATTCGGGCGCGCGGGCGATCAACGGCCATGCGCGCAACGTGCCGGACAGCGTGTTGCGGCGCCTGCCCTATAATGGCGGTATCGTAATGGTTGTGGCTCTCCCGCGCTTCATCAACGAGGAACTTCGCCAGTGGGGCGCGCAGCGGGATGCCGAAGCGGCGCGGCTGAAGGCGCTGTGGCTTGGTCAGCCAGCCAAGGTCGCCGAAGGCTTGGCGGTGTGGGACAAGGCCAATCCCGAACCCAAGAGCACCATTGCCCATATGGCCGATCACATCGATCACATCCGCGAAGTCGCCGGTGTGGAGTCGATTGGGATTGGCGGCGACTTCGACGGGATGCCGAGTGGGCCGATCGGGTTTGAGGACGTGCGCGGCTACCCGCTGCTATTTGCAGAACTCGCACGGCGTGGTTACTCGCAGGCGGAATTGGAAATGATCGCCAGCCGCAACATCCTGCGGGTGATGCGCGCCGCTGAAGCCTATGCGGCCAGCGTTGCGGATCAGCCGCCCATCGAAACGCTCATCAATCCGCCTGCCGGTGCGGAGTGA
- the dapD gene encoding 2,3,4,5-tetrahydropyridine-2,6-dicarboxylate N-succinyltransferase: MSDKLIAAIEAAWENRADVSPGHEVRHAVADALALLDSGEARVAQPDGNGGWTVNQWLKKAVLLSFRLNDNRVMEHGAAGESAFDKVPLKFAGWGESRFREGGFRVVPGAVVRRGSFIGKGAVLMPSFVNIGAYVGENTMIDTWATVGSCAQIGANVHISGGAGIGGVLEPLQAEPVIIGDNAFIGARAEVAEGVRVGEGAVLSMGVYLGASTKIVDRATGKVHMGEVPPYAVVVPGSMPGKPLPDGSPGPSLYCAVIVKTVDAQTRSKTGINELLRD; encoded by the coding sequence ATGAGTGACAAGCTGATCGCCGCCATCGAAGCCGCCTGGGAAAACCGCGCGGACGTGAGCCCTGGTCACGAGGTTCGCCATGCCGTCGCCGACGCCCTTGCCCTGCTCGACAGCGGCGAAGCGCGCGTAGCCCAGCCGGACGGCAATGGTGGCTGGACTGTCAACCAGTGGCTCAAGAAGGCAGTGCTGCTGAGCTTCCGCCTTAATGACAACCGCGTGATGGAACATGGCGCGGCCGGCGAATCCGCCTTCGACAAGGTGCCGCTTAAGTTCGCGGGCTGGGGCGAAAGCCGCTTCCGCGAGGGCGGGTTCCGGGTTGTCCCCGGCGCGGTGGTGCGGCGCGGCAGCTTCATCGGCAAGGGCGCAGTGCTGATGCCAAGCTTCGTCAATATCGGCGCCTATGTCGGCGAGAACACCATGATCGACACTTGGGCAACAGTCGGGTCCTGCGCACAGATCGGCGCCAACGTCCATATCTCGGGCGGCGCAGGAATCGGCGGGGTGCTCGAACCACTTCAGGCCGAGCCGGTCATCATCGGCGACAACGCCTTCATCGGCGCGCGCGCTGAAGTGGCAGAAGGCGTGCGCGTGGGCGAAGGCGCGGTGCTTTCGATGGGGGTCTATCTCGGCGCATCGACCAAGATCGTCGATCGCGCCACCGGCAAGGTCCACATGGGCGAAGTGCCGCCCTATGCGGTGGTCGTCCCCGGATCGATGCCCGGCAAGCCCCTGCCTGACGGTAGCCCCGGCCCCAGCCTCTACTGCGCGGTGATCGTCAAGACAGTGGACGCCCAAACCCGTTCCAAGACCGGCATCAACGAACTGCTGCGCGACTGA
- a CDS encoding phosphotransferase family protein, with product MPETNNIDFDKEMVGTVEVTEKDALDLAALTAWFEANVEGFAGPISYTKFKGGQSNPTYRIDTPGASYVLRRQPFGKLLPSAHAVDREYAAMSGLYPTGFPVPRTFGLCEDPEVLGSKFFVMSLADGRSLWNGALPGLSPEERRAHYHALIDTMADLHLNDPQAIGMGEFGKPNDYCARQIARWTKQYKLSETEHMPEMEALIAWLPQTIPPQHGSSVVHGDYRLDNVIFHKTEPRIIAVLDWELSTLGDPIADFSYLMLNWFQPADGRAGLMGLDLAALGIPSVEEAVARYVARTGYPVPPMDWYFAYNLFRLAGIMQGIKKRVIDGTASSAHAQAMSERVRPLAERAHQFALAAGMPA from the coding sequence ATGCCAGAAACGAATAACATCGATTTCGACAAGGAAATGGTTGGCACGGTCGAAGTGACCGAGAAGGACGCGCTCGACCTTGCCGCGCTGACCGCTTGGTTCGAGGCCAATGTCGAAGGCTTCGCCGGGCCGATCAGCTACACCAAGTTCAAGGGCGGCCAGTCGAACCCGACCTACCGGATCGACACGCCGGGCGCATCTTACGTGCTGCGCCGCCAGCCCTTCGGGAAGTTACTGCCCTCGGCCCACGCGGTTGACCGAGAATATGCAGCAATGTCAGGTCTTTACCCTACCGGCTTCCCGGTTCCTCGCACGTTCGGCTTGTGCGAAGATCCGGAAGTTCTCGGCTCCAAGTTCTTCGTAATGAGCCTGGCCGATGGACGCTCTCTGTGGAACGGTGCCCTGCCCGGCCTCTCGCCGGAGGAACGCCGCGCCCATTATCATGCGCTGATCGACACCATGGCCGACCTGCACCTCAACGATCCGCAGGCGATCGGCATGGGCGAATTCGGCAAACCCAATGATTACTGCGCGCGCCAGATCGCCCGCTGGACCAAGCAGTACAAGCTCTCCGAAACGGAACACATGCCGGAGATGGAAGCGCTGATCGCATGGCTGCCGCAGACCATTCCGCCGCAGCACGGATCAAGCGTGGTGCATGGCGACTACCGGCTCGACAACGTCATCTTCCACAAGACCGAACCGCGCATCATCGCGGTGCTGGACTGGGAGCTGTCGACGCTGGGCGATCCGATTGCCGATTTCAGCTACCTGATGCTCAACTGGTTCCAGCCCGCCGACGGGCGCGCGGGGCTGATGGGCCTCGATCTGGCGGCGCTCGGCATCCCCAGCGTCGAGGAAGCGGTGGCGCGTTACGTGGCGCGCACCGGCTACCCCGTCCCGCCGATGGACTGGTATTTCGCCTATAACCTGTTCCGCCTCGCGGGCATCATGCAGGGCATCAAGAAGCGGGTTATCGACGGGACGGCCTCCAGCGCCCATGCTCAGGCGATGAGCGAACGCGTGCGGCCCTTGGCGGAGCGGGCCCACCAATTCGCTCTCGCTGCAGGAATGCCCGCGTAA
- a CDS encoding Zn-dependent alcohol dehydrogenase — protein MAKAAILEAPGQGLKIAEVTYAEPGPHEVLIDTKACGLCHSDLHFIDGHYPHALPCIPGHEAAGVVRAVGSEVRTVKPGDHVVSCLSAFCGHCEFCVTGRMALCLGGDTRRQKGEAPRIAFADGSAPVAQMLNLSALSEQMLIHEHACVAIDKAMPFDRAALLGCAVTTGAGTIFNACKVTPGETVLVVGCGGVGLAAINAAKIAGAGKIIAADPLPEKRALAEVLGATHTVDALAEDAAKQIIAISGGGVHWGIEAVGRQASADLAVASLRRGGTAVILGMMPLDCKVGLGAMDLLGGKKLMGAIMGMNHFPVDLPRLVDFYLRGLLDLDTIIAERIPLEAVNEGFNTMRAGHSARTVVVFD, from the coding sequence ATGGCAAAAGCCGCCATCCTTGAGGCCCCCGGTCAGGGCCTCAAAATCGCCGAAGTCACCTATGCCGAGCCCGGCCCGCATGAAGTCCTGATCGACACCAAGGCCTGCGGCCTGTGCCATTCCGATCTGCACTTCATCGACGGCCACTACCCCCACGCCCTGCCCTGCATTCCGGGGCATGAGGCTGCGGGCGTGGTTCGCGCGGTCGGCAGCGAAGTGCGCACGGTCAAGCCGGGCGATCACGTCGTCTCCTGCCTCTCGGCTTTCTGCGGGCATTGCGAGTTTTGTGTGACGGGCCGCATGGCGCTGTGCCTTGGCGGCGACACGCGCCGCCAGAAGGGTGAAGCCCCGCGCATCGCTTTTGCCGATGGCTCTGCGCCGGTGGCGCAGATGCTCAACCTCTCGGCCCTCAGCGAACAGATGCTGATCCACGAACACGCCTGCGTCGCCATCGACAAGGCCATGCCCTTCGACCGCGCGGCGTTGCTCGGCTGCGCGGTGACGACCGGTGCGGGGACGATCTTCAACGCCTGCAAGGTGACCCCGGGCGAAACCGTGCTGGTGGTCGGCTGCGGAGGCGTGGGCTTGGCGGCCATCAACGCCGCGAAAATCGCGGGCGCGGGCAAGATCATCGCCGCCGATCCTCTGCCGGAAAAGCGGGCGCTGGCCGAAGTGCTGGGCGCGACCCATACGGTCGATGCGCTGGCGGAAGACGCCGCCAAGCAGATCATCGCCATCTCCGGCGGCGGGGTGCATTGGGGGATCGAGGCGGTCGGACGGCAGGCCTCGGCTGATCTGGCGGTGGCGAGCCTCCGGCGCGGGGGGACGGCGGTGATCCTCGGCATGATGCCGCTCGATTGCAAGGTCGGCCTCGGCGCGATGGACTTGCTTGGCGGCAAGAAACTGATGGGCGCGATCATGGGGATGAACCACTTTCCCGTGGATCTTCCGCGCCTCGTCGATTTCTACCTGCGCGGGCTGCTCGATCTCGACACGATCATCGCCGAGCGCATCCCGCTCGAAGCAGTGAACGAGGGCTTCAATACCATGCGCGCTGGACATTCGGCCCGCACTGTCGTGGTGTTTGACTAA
- a CDS encoding acyl-CoA dehydrogenase family protein: MDFEPTERQVYWRNRVRDFIETHVRPNMDTYKQQDLEGDRWKVIQIIEDKKALAKEAGIWNLFMPPRNDSHHHVDDTFEFEGPGLTNLEYALCAEEMGRIGWASEVFNCSAPDTGNMEVFHRYGTREQKEEWLRPLMNGEIRSAFLMTEPYTASSDATNIETRIERDGDHYVINGRKWWSSGLGDPRCKVAIVMGKTDFAAQRHAQQSMVLMPIDTPGVNIIRHLPVFGYDDAPHGHMEVEMKDVRVPVTNMLLGEGRGFEIAQGRLGPGRIHHCMRTIGAAEEALEKMCRRLQEREAFGKPVYKHSVWEERVARARIDIEMTRLLCLKAADMMDKVGNKAAKQEIAMIKVQAPNMALRIIDDAIQAHGGGGVSEDYGLARSYANQRTLRLADGPDEVHARSIAHMEFAKHAPRPGPTANALRGDHGRAANDGQSFSSGDMGVAR; the protein is encoded by the coding sequence ATGGATTTCGAACCCACCGAACGTCAGGTCTACTGGCGCAACCGCGTGCGCGATTTCATCGAGACGCACGTTCGGCCGAACATGGACACCTACAAGCAGCAGGATCTTGAAGGTGATCGCTGGAAGGTGATCCAGATCATCGAGGACAAGAAGGCGCTCGCCAAGGAAGCGGGCATCTGGAACCTGTTCATGCCCCCGCGCAATGACAGCCACCACCATGTCGACGATACCTTCGAGTTCGAAGGGCCGGGCCTCACCAACCTCGAATATGCGCTATGCGCCGAGGAAATGGGCCGCATCGGCTGGGCGAGCGAAGTGTTCAACTGCTCCGCGCCCGACACCGGCAACATGGAAGTGTTCCACCGCTACGGCACGCGCGAGCAGAAGGAAGAATGGCTGCGTCCGCTGATGAACGGGGAGATCCGCTCGGCCTTCCTGATGACCGAGCCCTACACCGCATCATCGGATGCCACCAACATCGAAACCCGGATCGAGCGCGACGGTGATCACTACGTCATCAACGGGCGCAAGTGGTGGTCGTCGGGCCTTGGCGATCCGCGCTGCAAGGTCGCGATCGTGATGGGCAAGACCGACTTTGCCGCTCAGCGTCATGCCCAGCAGTCGATGGTGCTGATGCCGATTGACACCCCCGGCGTGAACATCATCCGCCACCTGCCCGTCTTCGGCTATGACGATGCCCCGCACGGCCACATGGAAGTGGAGATGAAGGACGTGCGCGTCCCCGTCACCAACATGCTGCTGGGCGAAGGCCGCGGCTTCGAGATCGCGCAGGGCCGCCTCGGGCCGGGCCGCATCCACCACTGCATGCGCACCATCGGCGCGGCGGAAGAGGCGCTCGAAAAGATGTGCCGCCGCCTGCAGGAGCGTGAGGCTTTCGGCAAGCCGGTCTACAAGCACTCGGTCTGGGAAGAGCGCGTCGCGCGCGCCCGCATCGACATCGAGATGACCCGCCTGCTCTGCCTCAAGGCTGCCGACATGATGGACAAGGTCGGCAACAAGGCGGCCAAGCAGGAAATCGCGATGATCAAGGTGCAGGCCCCCAACATGGCGCTGCGGATCATCGACGATGCGATCCAGGCCCATGGCGGCGGCGGCGTGTCGGAGGATTATGGCCTCGCGCGCTCCTATGCCAACCAGCGCACCCTGCGTCTGGCGGATGGCCCGGACGAGGTCCACGCGCGTTCCATCGCCCACATGGAGTTCGCCAAGCACGCTCCGCGCCCCGGCCCGACGGCCAACGCCCTGCGCGGCGATCACGGACGCGCGGCCAATGACGGCCAGAGCTTCAGCTCGGGCGACATGGGCGTGGCGCGCTGA
- a CDS encoding MFS transporter, protein MSRSTGIIAGKLPMRLKLVQGFGAVAFGVKDNGFSFFLLIFYNQVLGMDAGLVSLALLIALLVDAVVDPVLGNLSDRTYTRWGRRLPWLYAAPIPLAFAWVMMWSPPTGEAPSFMGLVGIAIAVRVLLSACEVPSISLVPEITADYDERTTLFRYRALGGWIGGLGMMVLAYTVFMPGPEGLLQREGYYAFGVFGAVLMAVSVIGSALGQHRLVARLPDTKPGPFTIKGAFAEIHEAFSERAFLIFAAGGLAAYIHQGLNFSITNYINLFVLQLTRTQLMFFPLVLFGAVVLMFVTIGPLHRRFGKAKAAGLGMIVGTVLGMVPYTLLLVGFWPSPGSTASAALFFGFAMIATGLGIISLVSATSMIAEIVEAFEERTGRRAEGSFYSGNWLVQKCATGAGIFLSGQIIAFSQLAPDAVPGTVPQDVLTSLLLSYGSAMLLLAVISAWWLARFPITREEHEERVNRLAERRAKASRKAVTPLPDGPILAADGVPAPHK, encoded by the coding sequence GTGAGCAGGAGTACGGGCATCATCGCGGGCAAGCTGCCGATGCGGCTCAAGCTGGTGCAAGGCTTTGGGGCCGTGGCCTTCGGAGTGAAGGACAATGGCTTTTCCTTCTTCCTGCTGATCTTCTACAATCAGGTGTTGGGGATGGACGCAGGGCTGGTCAGCCTCGCCCTGCTGATCGCGCTGCTGGTTGACGCGGTGGTCGATCCGGTTCTCGGCAACCTTTCCGACCGCACCTACACCCGCTGGGGCCGCCGCCTGCCATGGCTTTATGCGGCCCCGATTCCCCTCGCTTTTGCCTGGGTGATGATGTGGAGCCCGCCAACCGGCGAAGCGCCGAGTTTCATGGGCCTTGTCGGTATCGCCATCGCGGTGCGGGTGCTGCTGTCGGCCTGCGAGGTACCCTCGATCAGCCTCGTCCCCGAAATCACCGCCGATTACGACGAGCGCACCACCCTGTTCCGGTACCGCGCGCTGGGTGGCTGGATCGGCGGGCTGGGCATGATGGTGCTGGCCTATACGGTGTTCATGCCGGGACCGGAGGGGCTGTTGCAGCGCGAAGGTTACTACGCGTTCGGCGTCTTCGGCGCGGTGTTGATGGCAGTCTCGGTGATCGGATCGGCGCTCGGCCAGCACAGGCTGGTCGCCCGCCTGCCCGACACCAAACCAGGCCCCTTTACGATCAAGGGTGCCTTTGCCGAGATCCACGAAGCTTTTTCCGAACGTGCCTTCCTGATCTTTGCGGCAGGGGGACTGGCGGCTTACATCCATCAGGGGCTCAACTTCTCCATCACCAATTACATCAATCTGTTCGTCCTGCAGCTGACCCGCACCCAGTTGATGTTCTTCCCGCTTGTGCTGTTTGGTGCGGTGGTCTTGATGTTCGTCACCATCGGCCCGTTGCACCGCCGCTTCGGCAAGGCGAAGGCCGCCGGGCTTGGCATGATTGTCGGCACGGTTCTGGGAATGGTGCCTTACACGCTGCTGCTTGTGGGGTTCTGGCCCTCACCCGGCAGCACCGCATCGGCGGCGCTGTTCTTCGGCTTTGCGATGATTGCGACGGGACTGGGGATTATCTCGCTGGTTTCCGCCACATCGATGATCGCGGAGATCGTCGAAGCTTTCGAAGAACGCACCGGGCGGCGCGCCGAGGGATCGTTCTACTCGGGCAACTGGCTGGTGCAGAAATGCGCGACCGGGGCGGGGATCTTCCTGTCGGGCCAGATCATCGCCTTTTCGCAGCTTGCCCCCGATGCTGTTCCCGGCACTGTGCCGCAAGACGTGCTAACCAGCCTGCTGCTCTCCTACGGCAGCGCCATGCTGCTGCTCGCGGTCATTTCCGCATGGTGGCTGGCGCGCTTTCCCATCACCCGCGAGGAGCATGAAGAGCGGGTCAACCGGCTCGCAGAGCGCCGGGCGAAAGCCAGCCGCAAGGCCGTAACCCCACTTCCCGACGGGCCAATTCTAGCCGCCGACGGAGTGCCAGCGCCGCACAAATGA